The following coding sequences are from one Bradyrhizobium sp. 200 window:
- a CDS encoding DUF2855 family protein yields the protein MQATDFVVARNDLQQCKVIETQLPDAAALPDDALLVKVTRFAFTANNITYAVLGDHLKYWQLFPAPAGFGNVPVWGFGEVIASKHPGIAEGEILFGYYPMSTHLVIEAADVSKRGLRDGAAHRQGVAPVYNAYARVGGDPAFEGRQGDYQALLRPLFMLSFLVDDFLAENEFYGAKSVMLSSASSKTAYGLTHLLHTRGNGIKVIGLTSAGNTGFVKSLGCYDEVVTYDNVSSLPTSSAVAYVDMAGNSPLRAILHQHFGEQIKYSGIIGLTHRKSSPDEPAQALPGAKPQFFFAPDQIRKRAKEWGPGGVDKRFGAAWSTFAPKLDQWVKVSESREPAAVQRAYLDTLNGRVPPDQGLILSL from the coding sequence ATGCAAGCCACCGACTTCGTCGTTGCCCGCAACGATCTGCAACAGTGCAAGGTGATCGAGACGCAACTGCCTGACGCGGCCGCGCTGCCTGATGACGCGCTGCTGGTGAAGGTCACGCGCTTCGCCTTCACCGCCAACAACATTACTTACGCGGTGCTCGGCGATCATCTGAAGTATTGGCAGCTATTCCCGGCGCCCGCAGGTTTCGGCAACGTTCCGGTGTGGGGATTTGGCGAGGTAATTGCCTCGAAGCATCCCGGCATCGCCGAAGGCGAAATCCTGTTCGGCTATTACCCGATGTCGACGCATCTCGTCATCGAGGCCGCCGACGTCAGCAAACGCGGCCTGCGCGATGGCGCGGCGCACCGGCAAGGCGTGGCGCCGGTCTACAACGCGTATGCCCGCGTTGGCGGCGATCCGGCCTTCGAAGGCAGGCAGGGCGACTATCAGGCGCTGCTGCGGCCGCTGTTCATGCTATCGTTCCTGGTCGATGATTTCCTCGCAGAGAACGAGTTCTATGGCGCGAAGAGCGTGATGCTCTCGAGCGCGTCCAGCAAGACCGCCTACGGGCTTACGCATCTCCTGCATACCAGAGGTAACGGCATCAAGGTGATCGGGCTGACGTCAGCGGGTAACACCGGCTTCGTCAAATCGCTGGGCTGCTACGACGAGGTCGTGACCTACGACAATGTAAGCTCGCTGCCGACGAGTTCCGCGGTCGCGTATGTCGATATGGCGGGCAACAGCCCGTTACGCGCGATACTGCACCAGCACTTCGGTGAACAGATCAAATATAGCGGAATCATTGGGCTCACTCATCGCAAGTCATCGCCTGATGAACCGGCGCAAGCACTGCCGGGCGCAAAACCTCAATTTTTCTTCGCACCGGACCAGATTCGCAAGCGCGCCAAGGAATGGGGACCGGGCGGCGTCGACAAGCGATTTGGCGCCGCATGGTCCACTTTCGCCCCGAAGCTGGATCAATGGGTGAAGGTGAGCGAGAGCCGCGAGCCGGCAGCGGTGCAACGGGCCTATCTCGACACCCTCAACGGCCGCGTCCCGCCGGATCAGGGACTGATCCTGTCGCTCTAG
- a CDS encoding acyl-CoA synthetase, whose amino-acid sequence MTSIISGERRISYPEIHARIARAAAGFRALGVGGGTPVGMMLRNDFAFFEVSAGAAALGSPVVPINWHLKAEEVAYILADSGAKILVCHADLLPQIRDGLPGDIKLLVVTTPPEIAAAFNVAPALTQVPDGMTDWDNWRDTQAPLQEAPIGSAPMFYTSGTTGLPKGVRRKPITPEQAAASARVGGIAYGVKPNEDQVILMNGPMYHSAPNSYGMLAFRSACTIVLEPRFDPEDMLQLIARHRVTHMHMVPTMFVRLLRLPDDVKRRYDLSSLRFVVHGAAPCPPQVKRAMIEWWGPVINEYFGSTETGIPVWHSAEEALAKPGTVGRAIEGGIVRIFRPNGELCAINEPGEIFMRQMSVPDFDYHGKAGARAEAGREGLVSVGDVGYLDADGYLFLCDRKRDMVISGGVNIYPAEIENALIGMDGVRDCAVFGVPDDEFGERLFACIEPEANAALSPAAVQEFLRGRLANFKVPKEIQFMDAMPREATGKIFKRKLRDLHAEGKLRAIA is encoded by the coding sequence ATGACATCGATCATCAGCGGCGAACGCCGGATCAGCTATCCCGAGATCCACGCTCGCATCGCGCGAGCGGCGGCGGGCTTCAGGGCGCTGGGCGTCGGCGGCGGAACGCCTGTCGGCATGATGCTCCGTAATGACTTCGCGTTCTTCGAAGTCTCGGCCGGGGCGGCGGCGCTGGGCAGCCCCGTGGTACCGATCAACTGGCACCTGAAGGCCGAGGAAGTGGCCTACATTCTGGCCGACAGCGGCGCGAAAATCCTGGTCTGCCACGCGGACCTGCTGCCGCAGATCAGGGACGGCCTGCCCGGCGACATCAAGCTGCTGGTGGTGACCACGCCGCCGGAGATCGCCGCCGCGTTCAACGTTGCGCCCGCGCTGACGCAGGTCCCCGACGGCATGACCGACTGGGACAACTGGCGCGACACGCAGGCACCGTTGCAGGAAGCGCCGATCGGCAGTGCGCCGATGTTCTATACGTCAGGCACGACCGGCCTGCCCAAGGGCGTGCGCCGCAAGCCGATAACACCGGAACAGGCCGCGGCCTCGGCGCGCGTCGGCGGCATCGCCTATGGCGTGAAGCCGAACGAGGATCAGGTCATCCTGATGAACGGCCCGATGTATCATTCGGCGCCGAACTCCTACGGCATGCTAGCGTTTCGCAGTGCTTGCACAATCGTGCTCGAACCGCGCTTCGATCCCGAAGACATGCTGCAACTGATCGCGCGCCATCGTGTCACCCACATGCACATGGTGCCGACGATGTTCGTCCGCCTGCTGCGGCTGCCGGACGACGTGAAACGCCGCTACGATCTGTCGTCGCTGCGCTTCGTCGTGCATGGCGCGGCGCCCTGCCCGCCGCAGGTCAAGCGCGCGATGATCGAGTGGTGGGGCCCGGTCATCAACGAGTATTTCGGCTCGACCGAAACCGGCATTCCGGTATGGCATTCGGCCGAGGAGGCGCTGGCAAAACCCGGCACCGTCGGCCGCGCCATCGAGGGCGGCATCGTCAGGATCTTCCGCCCCAACGGCGAGTTGTGCGCCATCAATGAGCCTGGCGAAATCTTCATGCGGCAGATGTCGGTGCCGGATTTCGACTATCACGGCAAGGCCGGCGCGCGTGCCGAAGCCGGCCGCGAGGGCCTCGTCAGCGTCGGCGACGTCGGCTATCTCGACGCGGACGGCTATCTGTTCCTGTGCGACCGCAAGCGCGACATGGTGATCTCGGGCGGCGTCAACATCTACCCGGCGGAGATCGAGAACGCACTGATCGGCATGGACGGCGTGCGCGACTGCGCGGTGTTCGGCGTACCCGACGACGAATTCGGCGAGCGGCTGTTTGCCTGCATCGAGCCGGAAGCGAATGCCGCGCTGTCGCCCGCCGCCGTGCAGGAATTTCTGCGCGGCCGCCTCGCCAACTTCAAGGTGCCAAAGGAAATCCAGTTCATGGACGCCATGCCGCGCGAAGCCACGGGAAAGATTTTCAAGCGCAAGCTGCGCGATCTCCATGCCGAGGGTAAACTGCGCGCGATTGCGTGA
- a CDS encoding ABC transporter substrate-binding protein, with translation METMRLSRPVLTIAFALLGSATAVGGDAKDEIRIGQTLPYSGPASGFGIIGRAQEAYFEKINTEGGINGRKIKFISLDDAYSPPKTVEQTRKLVEQEEVLLMFGSLGTATNNAVHRYLNGKKVPQLFVLSGATKWADPKNFRWTMPGMAAYQSEGIVYAKHILRTKPDAKIAILSQNDDFGRDYVAGFKRGLGDKAATMIVSEATYETSAPTISSQLATLKASGANVMFGVVLGKFTSQMIKGVAEINWKPDLFFVPTSASSISFLEPAGLDNAVGLISSSNVKDTIDPQWASDPGVKEYFAFMKQYLPNADLTNSNYAAGYHYANLMVKVLMACKDDLSRENIMKQAASLREVPLPLLLPGITVSTDADDYLPFQQLRLRRFDGKSWIGFDDILDDG, from the coding sequence ATGGAAACGATGAGGCTGTCACGACCTGTATTGACGATCGCATTTGCTTTGCTTGGAAGCGCCACGGCTGTCGGCGGCGACGCCAAGGACGAGATCCGCATCGGGCAGACCCTGCCCTACAGCGGACCGGCATCCGGCTTCGGCATCATCGGCCGGGCGCAGGAGGCCTATTTCGAGAAGATCAACACCGAGGGCGGCATCAACGGCCGCAAGATCAAGTTCATCAGCCTCGACGACGCCTACTCCCCACCCAAGACGGTCGAGCAGACCCGAAAACTCGTCGAACAGGAAGAAGTGCTGCTGATGTTCGGCTCGCTCGGGACCGCCACCAACAATGCGGTGCATCGCTACCTCAACGGCAAGAAGGTACCGCAGCTCTTCGTGCTGAGCGGGGCGACCAAATGGGCCGACCCGAAGAATTTCCGCTGGACCATGCCGGGAATGGCAGCCTACCAGTCCGAAGGCATCGTCTATGCCAAGCATATCCTGCGGACCAAGCCTGACGCAAAAATCGCAATCCTCTCCCAGAACGACGATTTCGGCCGCGATTACGTCGCCGGCTTCAAGCGCGGCCTCGGAGACAAGGCCGCGACCATGATCGTGTCGGAAGCAACCTACGAGACCAGCGCGCCGACCATCAGCTCGCAGCTCGCAACGCTGAAGGCCTCCGGCGCCAACGTGATGTTCGGCGTCGTGCTCGGCAAATTCACCTCGCAGATGATCAAGGGCGTCGCCGAGATCAACTGGAAGCCGGACCTGTTCTTCGTGCCGACCTCGGCGTCATCGATCTCGTTCCTGGAGCCGGCCGGTCTCGACAACGCCGTCGGCCTGATCTCGTCCAGCAACGTCAAGGACACGATCGACCCGCAATGGGCCAGTGATCCCGGCGTGAAGGAATACTTCGCTTTCATGAAGCAGTATTTGCCGAATGCGGATTTGACCAATTCGAACTACGCTGCCGGCTATCATTATGCCAACCTCATGGTGAAGGTTCTGATGGCCTGCAAGGACGATCTCAGCCGGGAGAACATCATGAAACAGGCGGCGTCGCTGCGCGAGGTACCGCTGCCGCTGTTGTTGCCGGGCATCACGGTATCGACCGATGCCGACGATTATCTGCCGTTTCAGCAATTGCGGCTGCGTCGCTTCGACGGCAAAAGCTGGATCGGCTTCGACGACATTCTGGATGACGGCTAG
- a CDS encoding nitronate monooxygenase family protein: MPLPASLVDTLELPVVGSPLFIVSGPELVIAQCKAGIVGSFPALNARPVEKLAEWLTRIENELGEYKALHPGKKVAPYAVNQICHASNDRLMNDMETCVKHQVPIIITSLRPPREIVDAAHSYGGAVFHDVINVKHARKAAEHGVDGLILVCAGAGGHAGTLSPFALLREVKQWFKGTVLLSGAISDGWGIASALALGADMAYMGTRFIATAEANADPAYKAALTKHAAEDIVYSNLFTGVHGNYLGPSIVAAGLDPDNLPQSDKSKMNFGSGGNTKAKAWRDIWGSGQGIGQIADAPPVAELVARLKAEFDDASGDFLKRARA, encoded by the coding sequence ATGCCGTTGCCCGCTTCGCTTGTCGATACGCTCGAACTGCCCGTGGTCGGCTCGCCGCTGTTTATCGTGTCCGGCCCCGAGCTCGTGATCGCCCAGTGCAAGGCCGGCATCGTCGGCTCGTTCCCCGCGCTGAACGCGCGGCCGGTCGAAAAGCTCGCCGAATGGCTGACGCGGATCGAGAACGAGCTCGGCGAATACAAGGCGCTGCATCCAGGGAAGAAGGTTGCGCCTTACGCGGTCAACCAGATCTGCCACGCGTCCAACGACCGGCTGATGAACGACATGGAGACCTGCGTGAAGCACCAGGTTCCGATCATCATCACCTCGCTGCGTCCGCCGCGGGAAATCGTCGACGCCGCGCATTCCTATGGCGGCGCGGTTTTCCACGACGTGATCAACGTCAAGCATGCGCGCAAAGCCGCCGAGCATGGCGTCGACGGCCTGATTCTGGTCTGCGCCGGCGCCGGCGGCCATGCCGGCACGCTGTCGCCGTTCGCGCTGCTGCGCGAGGTGAAGCAGTGGTTCAAGGGCACCGTGTTGCTGTCGGGCGCGATCTCCGACGGCTGGGGGATCGCGTCGGCGCTCGCGCTCGGCGCCGACATGGCCTACATGGGCACCCGCTTCATCGCGACTGCGGAAGCCAACGCCGATCCGGCCTATAAGGCCGCGCTGACCAAGCATGCTGCCGAGGACATCGTCTATTCCAACCTGTTCACCGGCGTGCACGGCAATTATCTCGGCCCCTCGATCGTGGCCGCGGGGCTCGATCCCGACAATCTGCCGCAAAGCGACAAGTCGAAGATGAATTTCGGTTCCGGCGGCAACACCAAGGCCAAGGCGTGGCGCGACATCTGGGGCTCTGGCCAGGGCATCGGCCAGATCGCGGATGCGCCGCCGGTCGCCGAACTGGTGGCGCGGTTGAAGGCAGAGTTCGACGATGCGAGCGGCGACTTCTTAAAGCGGGCGCGCGCCTGA
- a CDS encoding LysR family transcriptional regulator — MDWDLCKTFVAVAETRSLAAAARQLRSSHPTVGRKITELESQLGIPLFARSNDGLSLTAQGRKFREHVEAMAAAALCAEAAVSATGAQARGVVKLSIGSTLASHWLMPRLGPFLRAHDHIQLEIITHPYPASVRRREADVVLRPVDSGEENLIGRKVGRLGTGFYASRDYAGRRRLPERRDEWKGHSVIGFADRASNERLARWSDAITRQGSLVMRCSSQGDMLAAARAGLGISTLSCFVAAAYPDLVRVAPQKLVSVADLWLLAHPDLVDLPAVRAVIDFVTASAREDRVRLRG, encoded by the coding sequence ATGGACTGGGACCTCTGCAAGACCTTCGTGGCCGTGGCCGAGACCCGCAGCCTGGCGGCGGCGGCGCGGCAGTTGCGCTCCAGTCATCCGACGGTCGGGCGCAAGATCACCGAACTGGAGAGCCAGCTCGGCATCCCCCTGTTCGCGCGATCCAACGACGGGCTTTCGCTGACCGCGCAGGGCCGCAAGTTTCGCGAGCATGTCGAGGCGATGGCGGCGGCGGCGTTGTGTGCGGAGGCCGCGGTGTCGGCGACGGGCGCGCAGGCGCGCGGCGTCGTCAAGCTGTCGATCGGCTCCACGCTCGCCTCGCACTGGCTGATGCCGAGGCTCGGTCCGTTCCTGCGCGCGCACGACCATATTCAGCTCGAGATCATCACCCATCCGTATCCGGCCAGCGTGCGCCGCCGCGAGGCCGATGTCGTGCTGCGCCCGGTCGACAGCGGCGAAGAGAATTTGATCGGCCGCAAGGTCGGCCGGCTCGGCACAGGCTTTTACGCCTCGCGGGATTATGCCGGGCGGCGACGGCTCCCCGAGCGGCGCGACGAATGGAAGGGCCACAGCGTCATCGGTTTCGCCGACCGCGCCTCGAATGAGCGGCTGGCGCGCTGGAGCGACGCCATCACGCGGCAGGGCTCGCTGGTGATGCGATGCTCGTCGCAGGGCGACATGCTCGCCGCGGCGCGCGCAGGCCTGGGGATTTCGACGCTGTCGTGCTTTGTCGCGGCCGCCTATCCGGATCTCGTCCGCGTCGCCCCGCAGAAACTGGTCAGCGTGGCCGATCTCTGGCTGCTGGCGCACCCCGATCTCGTCGACCTCCCCGCGGTGCGCGCGGTGATCGACTTCGTCACGGCTTCCGCGCGCGAGGACCGGGTAAGGCTGCGGGGGTGA
- a CDS encoding DNA-3-methyladenine glycosylase 2 family protein, which translates to MTIHLSSQSDLEDAVHALVKQDVRLKPIFELTGMPALRQREPGFAGLAAIVCGQQLSTASAGAIWARLVAAFDPFDHDVIRKARADRLGRLGLSAAKIKTLKNIARELAAERLNLDVLAEEDADAAHHTLTALHGIGPWTADVYLLFCLGHGDAWPAGDIAIQEAIKIGLGLQTRPTAKQMAPLAEPWRPLRGAAAHLWWSYYRVLKKREGVLADKITPAALPGPRARKP; encoded by the coding sequence ATGACCATCCACCTCAGCAGCCAGTCCGATCTCGAAGACGCCGTCCACGCGCTGGTCAAGCAGGACGTGCGGCTGAAGCCGATTTTCGAGCTGACCGGCATGCCGGCGCTGCGGCAGCGCGAGCCGGGATTCGCCGGGCTCGCGGCGATCGTGTGCGGCCAGCAATTGTCCACCGCGAGCGCCGGCGCGATCTGGGCGCGCCTTGTGGCCGCGTTCGATCCATTCGACCATGATGTCATCCGCAAGGCCCGCGCCGACCGCCTCGGCCGTCTCGGGCTCTCGGCCGCCAAGATCAAGACGTTGAAAAACATCGCACGCGAGCTGGCCGCCGAACGGCTGAACCTCGACGTGCTGGCGGAAGAGGACGCCGACGCCGCGCATCATACGCTGACGGCGTTGCACGGCATTGGTCCGTGGACCGCCGACGTCTACCTGCTGTTCTGCCTCGGCCATGGCGATGCCTGGCCGGCCGGCGATATCGCCATACAGGAAGCGATCAAGATCGGCCTCGGCCTGCAGACGCGCCCGACCGCCAAGCAGATGGCGCCGCTGGCCGAACCCTGGCGCCCGCTGCGCGGCGCCGCAGCGCATCTGTGGTGGAGCTATTATCGCGTGCTGAAGAAGCGCGAGGGCGTGCTGGCCGACAAGATCACCCCCGCAGCCTTACCCGGTCCTCGCGCGCGGAAGCCGTGA
- the gluQRS gene encoding tRNA glutamyl-Q(34) synthetase GluQRS codes for MPPVFRFAPSPNGYLHLGHAYSALLNFDLARRAGGRLLLRIEDIDATRCRPEFEAAIYEDLAWLGISWETPARRQSEHFARYREAVEGLAGLGLIYPSFESRAEIARMVAQREADAPWPRDPDGAPLYPGAAKSLPLDERSRLIGQGMPYALRLDMAAARARTNQLANPLTWTEHGEGPDGETGIVHAQPEAWGDVILARKETPTSYHLSVVIDDALQSVTDVVRGRDLFWSTSVHLLLQQLLGIPQPVYRHHRLIEDASGHKLSKSTQATALRELRGQGVTPADIRSLVGLPADFRNTTGGC; via the coding sequence ATGCCACCCGTTTTCCGATTTGCGCCGAGCCCGAACGGCTACCTCCATCTCGGTCATGCCTATTCGGCGCTGCTGAATTTCGACCTGGCGCGCCGGGCCGGCGGCAGGCTGTTGCTGCGGATCGAGGACATCGACGCGACGAGGTGCCGGCCGGAATTCGAGGCGGCGATCTACGAAGATCTCGCCTGGCTCGGGATATCCTGGGAAACGCCGGCGCGGCGGCAATCGGAACATTTTGCGCGCTATCGGGAGGCGGTCGAAGGATTGGCAGGCCTGGGCCTGATCTATCCGAGCTTCGAGAGCCGCGCGGAAATCGCCCGTATGGTGGCGCAACGCGAAGCCGATGCGCCCTGGCCGCGCGATCCCGACGGGGCGCCGCTCTATCCAGGCGCTGCGAAATCGCTGCCGTTGGACGAACGCAGCCGGCTGATCGGGCAGGGTATGCCTTATGCGCTGCGGCTCGATATGGCGGCGGCCCGTGCGCGCACGAATCAACTCGCGAATCCACTCACTTGGACCGAGCATGGCGAAGGCCCCGATGGCGAGACCGGCATAGTGCACGCTCAACCCGAAGCCTGGGGCGACGTCATTCTCGCGCGCAAGGAGACCCCGACCAGCTATCATCTCTCCGTCGTGATCGACGATGCCTTGCAGAGCGTTACCGACGTCGTGCGGGGCCGGGACCTGTTCTGGTCGACGAGCGTGCACTTGCTGTTGCAGCAGTTGCTCGGTATCCCGCAACCGGTCTATCGGCATCACCGGCTCATCGAAGATGCGTCGGGACACAAGCTCTCGAAATCGACGCAAGCCACGGCCTTGCGCGAATTGCGCGGGCAGGGTGTCACGCCTGCGGATATTCGCAGCCTCGTCGGTTTGCCCGCCGACTTCCGTAATACTACTGGGGGTTGTTGA
- a CDS encoding ATP-binding protein, giving the protein MAAKRRSRRITRPVKQRRAKKRVSSAAAKARGPRKSAVVATGMVETALAAFAHEVRTPLTGILAISNLLATSELDERERRWVDTIKAGAEHLASLATLFVDAARSDGPGLTVRQDFFDLRTLARNAGDSLTGRAMAKGLQSSVDVSEQLPGFAIGDPVRLRAAVENLIDNAVKFTEQGSVALQVTAARAPKGRITVAFVVSDSGIGLTVSEIKRLFRPFSQANVSIASRFGGAGLGLSSVKQLARAMGGDITVTQRRGGGTTFTFKVVMSPATDAVTGASGVDGAVSISSPRSLRLLSVEDNPFGRVVLNAILTELGHQAEFIGQGEAAPERIAQGAFDAVLMDMVLPGIDGIEAITRIRGLQPPLGGIPIIGISGRSEDEAAARAAGADIFLVKPVSPRALATALHEATSPSATATS; this is encoded by the coding sequence ATGGCGGCGAAGCGGCGCTCACGGCGCATTACACGGCCAGTCAAGCAGCGGCGAGCGAAAAAACGCGTCTCCAGCGCCGCCGCAAAGGCGCGCGGTCCGCGCAAGTCCGCCGTCGTCGCCACTGGCATGGTCGAGACCGCGCTGGCGGCCTTTGCGCATGAGGTTCGTACGCCGCTCACAGGCATTCTGGCGATCAGCAATCTCCTGGCGACGTCCGAACTCGACGAGCGCGAACGGCGCTGGGTCGACACCATCAAGGCAGGCGCCGAACATCTGGCGAGCCTTGCGACGCTGTTCGTAGATGCGGCGCGCAGCGACGGTCCCGGGCTCACGGTGCGGCAGGACTTCTTCGACCTGCGCACGCTCGCCCGCAATGCCGGCGATTCGCTGACCGGCCGCGCGATGGCGAAGGGACTGCAGTCGTCGGTCGATGTTTCCGAACAACTCCCGGGATTTGCGATCGGCGATCCCGTCCGCCTGCGCGCCGCGGTGGAGAACCTGATCGACAATGCCGTGAAATTCACTGAACAGGGCAGCGTCGCGTTGCAGGTGACGGCCGCGCGCGCCCCGAAAGGCAGGATCACCGTCGCCTTCGTGGTCTCCGACAGCGGGATCGGCCTCACGGTGAGCGAGATCAAGCGCCTGTTCCGGCCGTTCTCGCAGGCCAATGTCTCCATTGCATCGCGCTTCGGCGGCGCCGGGCTCGGATTGTCGTCGGTCAAGCAACTGGCGCGCGCCATGGGCGGCGACATCACCGTGACCCAGCGCCGTGGCGGCGGCACCACGTTTACCTTCAAGGTCGTGATGTCACCCGCAACGGACGCGGTGACGGGGGCATCCGGCGTCGATGGCGCGGTATCGATCAGCTCGCCCCGGTCGCTGCGGCTGCTCAGCGTCGAAGATAATCCGTTCGGCCGTGTCGTGCTCAACGCGATCCTGACCGAGCTCGGTCATCAGGCCGAGTTCATCGGCCAGGGCGAGGCCGCGCCGGAACGGATCGCGCAAGGCGCATTCGATGCGGTGCTGATGGACATGGTCTTGCCGGGGATCGACGGCATCGAGGCGATCACGCGCATTCGCGGGCTTCAGCCGCCGCTCGGCGGCATTCCGATCATCGGCATATCGGGCCGCAGCGAGGACGAGGCGGCCGCGCGCGCCGCCGGCGCCGATATCTTTCTGGTCAAGCCTGTGTCTCCGCGCGCCCTGGCGACTGCGCTGCATGAAGCGACGTCCCCTTCGGCAACCGCGACTTCATGA
- a CDS encoding YihY/virulence factor BrkB family protein, whose translation MRLIRYVYLVAMEAFYTFLADDGWAIASHIALSTLMALFPFLIVLTSLAGFFGSKELADGAVGLLLQTWPQQVADALSGEIHDVLTTTRGDILTVGAVLAVYFASNGVEAVRVALNRAYSVVEPRAWYWLRLESIGYTLVAAFTSLAMAFLIVLGPLILETARRHIPFFVESNESLLNFARYGITITAMIVALFVLHAWLPCGRRSFLQILPGIVFTMVASLISGIVFGQYLARFASNYVTMYAGLASVIIALVFLYFIAAIFVYGGELNAAIMKSRLPKGTSLHAAQSPGRAETQA comes from the coding sequence GTGAGGCTCATTCGCTACGTCTACCTCGTCGCAATGGAGGCGTTCTATACGTTCCTTGCCGATGACGGCTGGGCAATCGCGAGCCACATCGCGCTGTCGACATTGATGGCGCTGTTCCCATTCCTGATCGTGCTGACGTCGCTGGCCGGCTTTTTCGGCTCCAAGGAGCTGGCCGACGGGGCCGTGGGGCTCTTGCTGCAGACCTGGCCGCAACAGGTCGCGGACGCGCTGTCAGGCGAAATCCACGACGTGCTGACCACGACGCGCGGCGACATCCTGACGGTCGGCGCGGTGCTGGCGGTCTATTTCGCCTCCAACGGCGTCGAGGCGGTGCGGGTCGCGCTGAACCGCGCCTATTCGGTGGTGGAACCGCGGGCATGGTACTGGCTCCGGCTGGAATCGATCGGCTATACGCTGGTCGCGGCCTTCACCTCGCTGGCGATGGCGTTCCTGATCGTGCTCGGCCCGCTGATCCTGGAGACGGCGCGCCGCCACATTCCGTTCTTCGTCGAGTCCAACGAAAGCCTGCTCAATTTCGCCCGTTACGGCATCACCATCACGGCGATGATTGTGGCGCTGTTCGTGCTGCACGCCTGGCTGCCCTGCGGCCGGCGAAGCTTTTTGCAGATCCTTCCGGGCATCGTCTTTACGATGGTGGCATCGCTGATCTCGGGCATCGTCTTCGGCCAATATCTGGCGCGCTTCGCCAGCAACTACGTGACGATGTATGCGGGGCTTGCCTCGGTCATTATCGCGCTGGTGTTTCTGTATTTCATTGCCGCGATTTTCGTTTACGGCGGCGAACTGAATGCGGCGATCATGAAGTCGCGGTTGCCGAAGGGGACGTCGCTTCATGCAGCGCAGTCGCCAGGGCGCGCGGAGACACAGGCTTGA
- a CDS encoding twin transmembrane helix small protein, translating to MASFLSSIVLPVAVAAVAVVLLLGLINMMRGGSPNRSQSLMRLRVLLQFIAIVITMVVVWAIGK from the coding sequence ATGGCATCCTTTCTGAGTTCGATCGTCCTCCCGGTCGCGGTTGCGGCCGTAGCTGTCGTGCTGCTGCTCGGCCTCATCAACATGATGCGGGGTGGCTCGCCGAACCGCTCGCAGAGCCTGATGCGGCTCCGGGTGTTGCTGCAATTCATCGCCATCGTCATCACCATGGTCGTGGTCTGGGCGATAGGCAAATAA
- a CDS encoding cob(I)yrinic acid a,c-diamide adenosyltransferase has translation MVVLNRIYTKTGDDGTTALGSGERRPKYDLRIAAYGTVDETNAAIGVVRLHLGEARELDAMLGRIQNDLFDLGADLAVPQRDGKAERLRMLSSQVERLERDIDSLNEHLAPLTSFVLPGGTPAAAYLHLARTICRRAERIMVELASRPEEPVGEAAIQYMNRLSDFLFVASRAMNDNGAGDVLWVPGQNR, from the coding sequence ATGGTCGTGCTCAACCGCATCTATACCAAGACCGGCGATGACGGCACCACGGCGCTCGGCAGCGGCGAACGCCGCCCGAAATACGATCTGCGCATCGCAGCCTATGGCACCGTGGATGAGACCAACGCCGCTATCGGCGTGGTACGGCTGCACCTCGGCGAGGCCCGCGAGCTCGATGCGATGCTGGGCCGGATCCAGAACGATTTGTTCGATCTCGGCGCCGACCTCGCAGTGCCGCAGCGCGACGGCAAGGCCGAGCGCCTGCGGATGCTGTCGAGCCAGGTCGAACGGCTCGAGCGCGACATCGACAGCCTGAACGAGCATCTCGCGCCGCTGACCTCTTTTGTGCTGCCGGGCGGCACCCCCGCCGCCGCATACCTGCATCTCGCCCGCACCATATGTCGCAGGGCGGAACGGATCATGGTGGAACTCGCAAGCCGGCCCGAGGAGCCCGTCGGCGAGGCCGCCATTCAATATATGAACCGCCTGTCGGATTTTCTGTTCGTCGCCAGCCGCGCCATGAACGATAATGGGGCCGGAGACGTGTTGTGGGTGCCGGGTCAGAACCGTTAA